A window of Synergistales bacterium genomic DNA:
AAACCTAAAGGAAAGAGGGGGACCTGTCTCTCAGCCTCTGGCGCGCGGAATACGGTTTGTCTTTATTTTTTAGCCAGGAATACGAAAAGTTGATAGTGAACCCTACAGGTATCGTATATCGAAATAGGGAAGGATGCAAGGTTCTTCCGCCCATCTCGTGGCCAGTCACACGAAAATAGAGCAGGCTGCCAAGACAAACTTTCCAATGAAAATATAAATATATTTAATTTTTTGCTTTATATAACCATCAGCAGTTCCGGCAACCCTGCGGTGTCTCTCCCCCAAGGACACCGCGCAGATTGTCGCCCACAAAGGCCGCGATGCCCCGCTGGGCCTCCCTGGTGACACCGCCCACATGGGGGGTGACCACCACATTGCGGTGGGTGAAGAGCGGATCCCCCGGATCCGGCGGCTCCTCCCAGAAGACATCCAGGCCGACGCCGCCGAGGTGGCCGCCGTCCAGGGCCGCCTCCAGTGCTTCCCTGTCCACCAGGCCGCCCCGGGCGACATTGACCAGGAACGAGCCTCTCTCCATGGCGGCAAGGACCGAACCGTCGATGATGCCTCTGGTTTCCCCCCGGAGCGGCAGAGCCGGCGCCACCACCAGGGAGCCTCTGACCGCCTGGCGCAGACCCTCCAGCGGATAGTAGGCATCCAGACCGAGTTCGTCGAACCCCTCCCGGCAGGTGCGGTTGACCCCGCAGACCCGCATGCCGATGCCCCGGAAACACTCCACCATCGTGCGGCCGAGACCGCCGAGCCCCACCACACAGGCCCACTCGCCACGGAGCATCCTCCCTGTAGGGGAATGGAGCCGCCCCTGGAAGAAACGCTCTCTGGCGTCGGCAGCGCGCCTGGCGAGCTGCAGGGTGTGGAGCAGCGCCAGTTCGGCGACACTCTCGGCGTTGCCGGTGCCCCGGGAGGGGACGTTGCAGACGGCGATCCCCCGCTCGGTACAGGCCTCCAGGTCGATGCCCTCGATCCCCGCACCCCACTGCTGGATCAGCTGCAGATCCGGCATGCTGTCCAGGAGTTCCGGCCCGATGACGGTGGGGGTGACGATCAGGACGCCGATCCCCTCCGGAGCGGCCTGCAGTTCCTCCAGTGGGGCGATCTCCAGTTCCAGACCGGCCAACTGGGAAGAAAAGGCCTGCGCCAGCCTGTGGAAAACTGATTGGAAACATACTACCCGCATAAGATCACCTTCTGTATGTAAATCTTTGTCAAACCGCGTTCTTCCTGTATACTGCACCTACTCCCCGTTGTGTATCTCCATCGCAAAGGATGTGGATCAATGCTCCACCGAGGCCCTTTCGCCGCTTCCATGGTGGTGGGCGTAGTGATCGTAGCCCTGGCCCTTCCCGCCTTCGGGGAAGACGGCAACGGATTGCTGAAGGATGACGACGGCAGATGGAATCTGGAGGAACTGATCTTCCGCCTGCGGCCCCTGGATTCGCTGGTGCTGGATACGCTTGCCTCCACAGGCGCCTCGGAGGAAGACCTGCTGGCCTGGAAGCGCCGCAATGTCTCGCCGGCGCTCCGCCATCTGCCCTTCATGGAACGGGAAACCCAGAAGAAGGTAGCGGTCATCGCCAGCTACATCAGCAGCGTCAATCCCGCTCTCGATGCGGAAACCATCTGGCTGGAGGCCGCGGCCTTCGCCCACTACAGCCAGAAGTACGGTGTCCCCATGTTTCTGGCTGTCGGTGTGGGCAATGCCGAGAGCCACTTCGACCCCCAGGCGGAAAGCGGCTACGGGGCCGCCGGGGTCATGCAGGTGGTCTGGCGGATCCACGCCGGCCTGCTGCAGGCCAACGGCATCCTGGCGCCGGAGGACCTCCACAATCCCGATCTGGGGATCGCCGCGGGCTGCCTGATCCTCTCGCGGTACCTCAAGGACACCTCCAACACCAGGGAGGCGCTGGAACGCTACTCCGGCGGCGCCAACGGCTACTGGGGCACCGTGGTCCGGGCCGTTACCCAGGTGATCATGCTCTCCATGCGCCTCCTCTAGGGGCACCGACGGCGTCTACGCCGGCAGATCGAACACAGCCGTCACGAAGGTGTGGTCCGAGGGCTTCTCCCACTTCCGGGGATCCCTGTCGATGTAGGCCTCGACAGAGCGTTCGGCGAGAGGGGCCGTAGCGAGGATATGGTCGATCCGCCAGCCGATGTCCCGGTCCACCGCGTTCTTTACCCGGTAGTCCCAGAAGGAGAACAGCGTCTCCCCGGGATGGTGGCGCCGGAGGATATCGGTAAACCCCCAGGCACAGACCTCGTCGTAGATCCTGCGGATGTCCTCGTGGAAGCAGACATGATCCCCTTTGCGTTCGGGGTGGGTGACGTCGATCTCCAAAGGCGCCACATTCATGTCGCCCAGCCAGATGAGCGGCTCGTCAGCGGCGTGGCGGCGGGAGAAGAGCTCCCGCAGACGCCGGAAAAAGCGCTGTTTGACCTGATAGTCGGGATGGTCGATCGCCTTTCCCTGGGGCACGTAGCTGTTGACCACGGGGATGCCGCGTACGGTGAAGCGGGCCAGCCTGGTGTCGGCGACGGGGTCCTCGCCGTCGTCGAAGCCGAAGGCCACCGATTCCAGCGGTTCCCTGGAGGCCACGGCCACGCCGTTGTAGGTTTTCTCTCCGCGGTAGACCACCTGATAGCCCATCTCCTCGAAGATGGAGGCGGGAAACTGGTGGTCCTGGACCTTGGTCTCCTGGATGCAGAGGACATCCACATCCCTCGTTTCCAGCCACCTTTTGATCACATGCCCTCTGGATCGCACCGAATTGGCGTTGAAGGTTGCTATACTGAACGCACTCACCGCGCACCAACTCCCTTCTGGTTGTGCCTGTATTGTACAGTCTACAGGCGGGGAGCGGCGCCTGGCAAAGGAGGGGCTTGATGGCCCATTCTCCCCGTAGTGTACATACGCTGCTTCTGTGGATCGGGGTTCTTGTGCTGATCCTCGGCTCCGGCATCGCGGGGTTCATGACCGTCGCCGGTCTGCCTCTGGTCGACGCGGTCTACTACACGGTCATCACCCTCTCCACAGTGGGATTCAACGCACCGCCGGAGACCGACGGTGCGACCAAGATCTTCATCGTCATCCTGCTGGCTGTCGGCATCGGGACAGCCGGCTACGCACTGGGGCAGGTGGTGGAGCATCTGGTCTCCAACCGCATCCTCATGCTGATGGGCAAACGGAGGGATCGTAAGGTGAACAGACTGACAGACCACTGGATCCTCTGCGGGCTCGGACGGATCGGCACCCACGTGGCGGAGATCCTCTCCAGGGACGCCGTGCCCTTCGTGGTTGTCGAGAGAAGCGAAGAGCGCGTCTCCGGGGCGCGGGAACAGGGATGGCTGGTCGTGCAGGGCGACGCAAGAGAGGAAAGGGACCTTGAATCGGCGGGCATCCACAGAGCAAAGGGGCTCATCGTCGCCCTGAGCAGCGACGCCGACACGGTCTACGTGGTGCTCACCGCACGGTCGCTGAACAGCAGCATCCACATCACCGTGCGGGCCAACGAGGCCCAGTCCTCCAACGTCTTCTACCGCGCCGGAGCGGCCAAGGTGATGAATCCTCACCTGGCCGGGGCGGCGGCGTTGACCAGGGCGGCGCTGAAACCCTCCATCGCCGAATTCCTGGAGCTGGTGAACATCTCCAAGAAGCTGGCGCTGGACTTCGACTCCCTGCGGATCGCTGCCGACTCCTCCCTGTCGGGACAGACCCTCAGCGAAAGCCCCCTGCGGTCCCGCTACAACATCCTGGTGATCGGCATCACCAAATCCCACGGCGCCATGCTCTACAATCCCTCCGGCGACACCCTGCTGGAGGCCGGCGATGAGCTGATCTTTCTGGGAGAACGGGAGATGATCTCCCGGGTACGGACCGAGACGGTGGGCTGGACAGGGTGACGGCAGGGCCTGAAACCGCCCGTTCTTCCTCGCGGCCCGCACAGCTAAGGTGGAATACCAAGGAGGGGCACACAAGACTCCACTGGTCGCAAGCAGCGGCTGCTGCTTCATAGGTTGCTCTCATAAAGGAAACCCCTCCAGAAGAGCATCACAAAGAACGCGACGCGCCGGTGTTTCTCCTCCCGCCTCCAGCGAAGGGGGTGCTGGAATACGGCATCTTGACAGCCTCGCCATGATACACCAGAATGCCTTCTGTTTCTCGGTTCTACGGGAGAGCCTCTCTTGTAGTGAGAAGAGACAATAAGAAAGAGGTGTTCCTGAAAGGGGAGGGAACAACATGAACCCTGCAGGTCTTGTACAATGGATTAAGTCTCTGTCGCCAGCCCAGACACTGATTCTCTACTACGCGGCGGCAATCGCCACCGGCACCGCGCTGCTGGCAACCCCCCCTGCAACAAATGGGACACCCCTTTCATTCATTGATGCCCTTTTCACCGCCACATCCGCTCAGTGCGTCACTGGTCTTATCGTCGTGGATACGGGCACCAAACTGAGCCTTTTCGGACAATCCGTCGTTTTGGTGCTGATCCAGATCGGCGGATGGGGCATCATGACCTTCTCGGTCTTTCTCTTTCTCTATCTCCGCATGGATATCCGCACCCGGGAGCGGTGGATCATCCACGAGACCCTCCTTCATTCACCGGTCAGCTCCTGGAAAGAGCTGGTCAAGGAAATCATTGTGCTTACCGCAACGGCCGAGATCATCGGGACCATTCTTCTTTCCCTGGTCTTTGTCCCGGAAATGGGCATCCGGCAGGGAACATACTGCGCCCTCTTCCACGCCATCTCTGCCTTTTGCAATGCCGGTTTCTCTCTCTTTTCCGACAGTATGGTAGGCTACCGGGACAGTGCACTGATGAACATAACGATCATGTCATTGATCATCCTCGGTGGAATCGGTTTTCTCGTTATCCGGGAGCTGCTGGGAACAGCGAGGGAGTCATTCCACCCCAAAATAAGACCAAAGCGACTTTCGTTGCACAGCAAGCTGGTCCTCGGCACGACCGCCTTTCTGATCATTGCGGGAACGGGGTGCATCGGCTGGCTTGAGGCGGCTTTTGCATTCGGGGAAATGCATCCTCTCGAAGGGATGTTCGCCGCCATCTTCCAATCCGTCACGGCACGGACCGCAGGTTTCAATACCGTCGGCATCGGTACGCTGCGGACGCCCACACTCTTCGCGCTGATGATCCTCATGTTTATCGGAGCATCACCTGGATCGGCCGGGGGCGGTGTGAAAACAACCTGTCTGGCCATATTCGCCGCGGCCTTCTACAACAGGATTAAGAGAACTCCGCATATCAACGTATTTCGCCGGACTATCCCGGAGGAGAACCTCTCCAGGGCGCTTCTGCTGATCCTTTTGGCGGTGACCATCATCGCGGGATCACTCTTTGCGCTGCTGTCGGTGCAAACCCCCGGCCCCCCTGACGGTCCTGCCAGGGAATTTCTCTTTTACACCTTTGAAATCTTCTCCGCCTTCGGCACAGTGGGACTTTCCATGGGGGCCACAGGAGAACTCGGCAGCGCCGGGAAGATGATCATCATTTTCCTCATGTTCACAGGCCGAGTGGGCCTGCTCACCCTGGCCTATGCAATCGGAGGAAGGATCCGCCGTTCGGCAACGCGGTACGCAGAAGAAAACATCATGATCGGGTGATACGAAAAAGGAGGGCACCTGCGTTGAAAAAGAAACTCTGTGTCATCGGGTTGGGTAATTTTGGATTCTACATGACACAACAGCTGTTCGAGCTCGGCCACGATGTGATAGCGATCGACAACGACAAGGAGAAGATTCAGGCAATCAAGGAGTACTGCTCCTACGCCTTGCTCGACGACGCTGCCAACAAGGAGTTTCTCACCGATCAGGGCATCACCGAGATGGATGCGGTGGTTGTCGCCATGGGCGAACACTCCCATCTGGCCACACTCGTCACGCTCTTTCTCAAGGAACTGGAGGTTCCAAAGATCGTGGTAAAGGCCGTCAGCGAGGAACACGGACGGATCCTCGCAAAGGTGGGCGCCACAGAGATCATCTATCCGGAAAAGGATATGGCCAAGAGGCTGGCGCACAATCTTTCAAGCCACAATATCCTTGATTTCATCCCACTCTCCGAAAAGTTTTCACTCTCGGAGACGATACCTCCTAAGTCTTTTGTCGGAAAAACAATCATTGATTTGGATATTAGAAATAAATTTCACGTTTCGGTCATAGCCATTAAAAACGACACCAAAGATGAATTCATCCTTGCTCCTTTGGCCAAATATACCATCGAAGCAAATGACAAACTGATCCTGCTGGGGCAAACGGAGGACGTCAACAGAATCATCAACCAAGCCTAAAGAAAAACGACAGCCTTTTGTATGACCGCCATATTTCGCTCACGAGTGCCCGTACCATTGCCCTGCCGCTGAACGGTCTCGGAAAGGGCAGCGAACCCCCGAAGCGTATCGGGGACACCATCACTCCGGTGGAACGAAGGAAAGGTATACCAATGAACAATATGATCCTTCTGGCGGTCTGTTTTCTCCTGGGCATCGTTTTCCGCAAAACCGGGAGGCTGCCCCAGACCACACCAGGGGTATTGAACGCCTATATCATCAACGTGGCCCTCCCGGCGCTGGCGCTGCTCCATATCCACAGCCTCAAGCTCTCGTCGGAGCTGATCTATCCGGCGGTATCGGCCTGGCTGCTCTTCGGCGGGGGATACCTCTTCCTCCGCTGTGCCGGGAAGGTGCTTGGCTTCACCCCGGGTACGGCAGGTGCCCTGATCCTCACCGCCGGGCTGGGCAACACCTCCTTTGTGGGGCTGCCCATGATCGAGGCCTTCTACGGAAGGGAGTACCTGGGGATCGGCATCCTGGTGGACCAGCTGGGTTCCTTTCTGGTGCTGGCCACCCTGGGGATCGCCGTGGCGGTTGCGGCCTCGTCGGGTTCCGCCAGTCCGAAGGAAACCATCCGGAAGGTGCTGCTCTTTCCGCCATTCCAGGCCATGGTGCTGGCCTTCGCGCTGATCCCCCTGCCCTATCCGGAGTGGCTCTCCATGGTGCTGCAGCGGATCGGCGAGACGCTGCCGCCGCTGGCGCTGCTCTCTGTGGGCTTCCAGCTTCGGCTGGGGGACATCCGGGGGGAGCTGGCGCCGCTGTCGGTAGGGCTGTTCTACAAGCTGATCCTCGGCCCCGCGCTGGTGGCGCTGCTCTACGTTGCTGTCCTCGGAGCGGAGGGAACGGTCATCCAGGTGACCCTCTTCGAGGCGGCCATGGCCCCCATGATCACCGGCGCCATCGTGGCCGCCGACCACGACCTGAACCCCGCCCTCTCGGCGCTGATGGTCCCGACTTCCGCGCTACTTCCCTCGCGAATCCCTGGGGATCCAGTGTTTCCAGGGGTTTATTTTTTGGCGACAACTTGTAGTGCCTAAAAATATTCCCTATTGACTTTTTCCGACTCTCGTGCTTCTCTCTCTTCA
This region includes:
- a CDS encoding NAD-binding protein; translation: MAHSPRSVHTLLLWIGVLVLILGSGIAGFMTVAGLPLVDAVYYTVITLSTVGFNAPPETDGATKIFIVILLAVGIGTAGYALGQVVEHLVSNRILMLMGKRRDRKVNRLTDHWILCGLGRIGTHVAEILSRDAVPFVVVERSEERVSGAREQGWLVVQGDAREERDLESAGIHRAKGLIVALSSDADTVYVVLTARSLNSSIHITVRANEAQSSNVFYRAGAAKVMNPHLAGAAALTRAALKPSIAEFLELVNISKKLALDFDSLRIAADSSLSGQTLSESPLRSRYNILVIGITKSHGAMLYNPSGDTLLEAGDELIFLGEREMISRVRTETVGWTG
- a CDS encoding TrkA family potassium uptake protein, translated to MKKKLCVIGLGNFGFYMTQQLFELGHDVIAIDNDKEKIQAIKEYCSYALLDDAANKEFLTDQGITEMDAVVVAMGEHSHLATLVTLFLKELEVPKIVVKAVSEEHGRILAKVGATEIIYPEKDMAKRLAHNLSSHNILDFIPLSEKFSLSETIPPKSFVGKTIIDLDIRNKFHVSVIAIKNDTKDEFILAPLAKYTIEANDKLILLGQTEDVNRIINQA
- a CDS encoding transglycosylase SLT domain-containing protein; amino-acid sequence: MLHRGPFAASMVVGVVIVALALPAFGEDGNGLLKDDDGRWNLEELIFRLRPLDSLVLDTLASTGASEEDLLAWKRRNVSPALRHLPFMERETQKKVAVIASYISSVNPALDAETIWLEAAAFAHYSQKYGVPMFLAVGVGNAESHFDPQAESGYGAAGVMQVVWRIHAGLLQANGILAPEDLHNPDLGIAAGCLILSRYLKDTSNTREALERYSGGANGYWGTVVRAVTQVIMLSMRLL
- a CDS encoding AEC family transporter; its protein translation is MNNMILLAVCFLLGIVFRKTGRLPQTTPGVLNAYIINVALPALALLHIHSLKLSSELIYPAVSAWLLFGGGYLFLRCAGKVLGFTPGTAGALILTAGLGNTSFVGLPMIEAFYGREYLGIGILVDQLGSFLVLATLGIAVAVAASSGSASPKETIRKVLLFPPFQAMVLAFALIPLPYPEWLSMVLQRIGETLPPLALLSVGFQLRLGDIRGELAPLSVGLFYKLILGPALVALLYVAVLGAEGTVIQVTLFEAAMAPMITGAIVAADHDLNPALSALMVPTSALLPSRIPGDPVFPGVYFLATTCSA
- the xth gene encoding exodeoxyribonuclease III, whose amino-acid sequence is MSAFSIATFNANSVRSRGHVIKRWLETRDVDVLCIQETKVQDHQFPASIFEEMGYQVVYRGEKTYNGVAVASREPLESVAFGFDDGEDPVADTRLARFTVRGIPVVNSYVPQGKAIDHPDYQVKQRFFRRLRELFSRRHAADEPLIWLGDMNVAPLEIDVTHPERKGDHVCFHEDIRRIYDEVCAWGFTDILRRHHPGETLFSFWDYRVKNAVDRDIGWRIDHILATAPLAERSVEAYIDRDPRKWEKPSDHTFVTAVFDLPA
- a CDS encoding glyoxylate reductase, with amino-acid sequence MRVVCFQSVFHRLAQAFSSQLAGLELEIAPLEELQAAPEGIGVLIVTPTVIGPELLDSMPDLQLIQQWGAGIEGIDLEACTERGIAVCNVPSRGTGNAESVAELALLHTLQLARRAADARERFFQGRLHSPTGRMLRGEWACVVGLGGLGRTMVECFRGIGMRVCGVNRTCREGFDELGLDAYYPLEGLRQAVRGSLVVAPALPLRGETRGIIDGSVLAAMERGSFLVNVARGGLVDREALEAALDGGHLGGVGLDVFWEEPPDPGDPLFTHRNVVVTPHVGGVTREAQRGIAAFVGDNLRGVLGGETPQGCRNC
- a CDS encoding potassium transporter Trk, coding for MNPAGLVQWIKSLSPAQTLILYYAAAIATGTALLATPPATNGTPLSFIDALFTATSAQCVTGLIVVDTGTKLSLFGQSVVLVLIQIGGWGIMTFSVFLFLYLRMDIRTRERWIIHETLLHSPVSSWKELVKEIIVLTATAEIIGTILLSLVFVPEMGIRQGTYCALFHAISAFCNAGFSLFSDSMVGYRDSALMNITIMSLIILGGIGFLVIRELLGTARESFHPKIRPKRLSLHSKLVLGTTAFLIIAGTGCIGWLEAAFAFGEMHPLEGMFAAIFQSVTARTAGFNTVGIGTLRTPTLFALMILMFIGASPGSAGGGVKTTCLAIFAAAFYNRIKRTPHINVFRRTIPEENLSRALLLILLAVTIIAGSLFALLSVQTPGPPDGPAREFLFYTFEIFSAFGTVGLSMGATGELGSAGKMIIIFLMFTGRVGLLTLAYAIGGRIRRSATRYAEENIMIG